A window of Solanum stenotomum isolate F172 chromosome 3, ASM1918654v1, whole genome shotgun sequence contains these coding sequences:
- the LOC125857787 gene encoding tyrosine-sulfated glycopeptide receptor 1 gives MIMDNKDSRHQSGLTYHQFRAAMLLTSFHSSSSLPHHKSFYPIILIVVLLLSSIATICHASCNQLDRDSLLSFSVGISSPSPLNWSSSVDCCTLWEGVGCDDNGRVTTLWLPSRSLFGNITPAIANLSKLSQLSLSNNRFFGPLPDGFFKSFSSLQIIDLSYNRLSGRLPLSDRLTSPIKTVNLSSNHFNGTILSSFLEPAINLESFDISNNSFSGPIPSFICSYSAAVRVLDFTSNDFRGQMPQGFGSCSSLVTLRAGFNHLAGFIPDDIYSVSTLQEISLPGNKFSGPIPESIVNLVNLRILALYGNELTGLIPQDIGRLSRLEQLLLHINNLNGTVPPSLMTCTHLTVLNLRVNFLEGELSGLDFSNLSRLGIIDLGNNFFTGSIPQSLFSCRSLTAIRLATNYLTGDILPGITSLQALSFLSVSNNSLTNFAGAIEVLKGCKNLTTLILTKNFYNETLPDNENLIGSEDFQNLQILGLGGCNFTGQIPTWLVKLGRVEVLDLSMNQITGKIPGWLGTLQNLFYLDLSQNFLYGGFPVELTQLQRLASQEAADQVDRSALELPVFVQPNNASNQQYNLLSNLPPAIYLGNNNLDGNIPTKIGQLKYIHVLDLSKNNFTGNIPETISNLTNLEKLDLSANNLSGEIPSSLKGLHFLSSFSVAHNNLEGPIPTGGQFDTFPITSFLGNPGLCGQILQHPCPDRSGTTQPSAVRKTAKRKILIGLILGISFGIAFTVIIIAFWIFSKRRILPRGDAEKNDLEIVSYNSTSGLSAEIGKDNSMLVMFPTNKDQINDLTIFDILRATNNFNQANIVGCGGFGLVYKATLADGTTLAVKKLSGDMGLIEREFKAEVEVLSTAQHENLVSLQGYCVHDGCRLLIYSYMQNGSLDYWLHEKTDGAFLLDWPTRLKIAQGASCGLAYMHQICEPHIVHRDIKSSNILLDEKFKAHVADFGLSRMILPYQTHVTTELVGTLGYIPPEYSQSWIATLRGDVYSFGVVMLELLAGRRPVDMSKPKMSRELVVWVHLMRNEGKQEEIFDPILRDKGFEEDMLQVLDVACMCVSQNPFKRPTIAEVVEWLNRVVSNQGAPK, from the coding sequence atgatcaTGGATAATAAAGACAGCCGCCACCAATCTGGTCTGACATATCATCAATTTCGAGCAGCCATGCTTCTTACTTCctttcattcttcttcttctttacccCACCATAAATCTTTCTATCCAATAATATTGATAGTTGTTCTACTTCTTTCTTCTATTGCTACCATCTGTCATGCTTCTTGCAATCAGCTTGATCGTGACTCTTTGTTATCATTCTCTGTTGGTATCTCTTCACCTTCTCCTTTGAATTGGTCCTCTTCCGTGGATTGCTGCACCTTGTGGGAAGGTGTTGGTTGTGATGATAATGGCCGAGTAACCACTCTCTGGCTTCCCTCAAGAAGCCTTTTTGGAAACATAACCCCTGCTATTGCAAATTTGAGCAAACTCTCTCAACTCAGCCTGTCAAATAATCGATTTTTTGGTCCCCTCCCAGATGGATTTTTCAAGTCATTTAGTAGCTTGCAGATCATTGACTTGAGTTATAACCGTTTATCAGGACGATTGCCGCTATCAGATAGATTAACATCACCCATCAAGACAGTAAATCTCTCTAGTAACCACTTCAATGGGACAATTCTATCGTCATTTCTCGAGCCAGCAATTAATTTAGAGAGTTTCGATATTAGCAACAATAGCTTCTCTGGTCCAATACCCTCCTTTATTTGCAGCTACTCAGCCGCTGTCAGAGTTCTTGATTTCACTTCCAATGACTTCAGGGGCCAGATGCCCCAAGGGTTTGGGAGTTGCTCCAGTTTGGTTACTTTGAGAGCAGGATTCAACCATCTTGCGGGATTCATTCCTGATGATATTTATAGTGTGTCAACACTGCAAGAAATCTCTTTACCTGGCAATAAATTTTCTGGACCCATCCCAGAAAGCATTGTCAACCTTGTCAACCTCAGAATCCTCGCACTCTATGGCAATGAATTGACAGGTTTGATCCCTCAAGATATTGGAAGGCTCTCTAGATTGGAACAGTTGCTCCTCCATATAAACAATCTAAATGGCACTGTGCCGCCATCGCTGATGACTTGCACCCATCTCACTGTGCTCAATTTAAGGGTCAACTTCTTGGAAGGTGAACTCTCAGGTCTTGATTTCTCCAACCTTAGTCGACTTGGCATAATCGACCTTGGAAATAACTTCTTCACTGGAAGCATTCCACAAAGCCTTTTTTCATGCAGGTCATTAACTGCAATCCGTCTGGCTACTAACTATCTGACAGGAGATATCTTGCCTGGCATAACGTCTTTACAAGCTCTGTCCTTCCTCTCGGTTTCCAATAACAGCCTAACCAATTTTGCAGGGGCAATAGAAGTCCTTAAGGGTTGTAAGAATCTTACCACACTAATCCTCACCAAAAACTTTTATAATGAAACGTTGCCTGATAATGAGAACTTGATTGGGTCTGAagattttcaaaatctccaaattcTGGGTTTAGGTGGTTGTAATTTCACCGGACAGATACCCACATGGCTGGTTAAACTTGGGAGGGTAGAGGTTCTAGACCTTTCTATGAATCAAATCACAGGCAAAATTCCAGGTTGGTTGGGGACTTTACAGAATCTATTTTACCTGGATTTGTCTCAGAATTTTCTATATGGAGGCTTCCCAGTTGAACTTACTCAACTGCAAAGACTCGCATCACAAGAGGCTGCTGATCAGGTCGACAGAAGTGCTTTAGAATTGCCTGTGTTTGTTCAGCCAAACAATGCCTCAAATCAGCAATATAATCTACTGTCAAACCTGCCACCAGCTATTTACCTTGGAAACAACAACCTTGATGGCAATATTCCAACTAAGATTGGCCAGCTGAAGTACATTCATGTTCTTGATCTGAGCAAGAACAACTTTACAGGAAACATTCCAGAAACAATATCCAACCTCACTAATCTGGAGAAATTAGACCTCTCTGCCAACAACCTCTCAGGTGAAATTCCTTCTTCACTCAAGGGTCTtcattttttgtcttctttcagTGTTGCTCACAACAATCTTGAGGGACCTATTCCAACAGGAGGTCAGTTTGACACATTTCCTATCACTAGTTTCTTAGGTAATCCAGGACTGTGTGGTCAAATCCTGCAGCACCCTTGCCCTGATCGATCAGGAACTACACAACCTTCTGCAGTTAGAAAAACCGCAAAAAGGAAAATCTTAATTGGACTCATCCTAGGGATCTCCTTTGGCATTGCCTTCACAGTCATCATCATAGCATTCTGGATATTCTCCAAGAGGAGGATCCTTCCAAGAGGTGACGCCGAGAAAAATGACTTGGAAATTGTGTCCTACAACTCCACTTCTGGATTGTCTGCTGAGATTGGAAAGGATAACAGCATGCTTGTTATGTTTCCAACCAATAAGGATCAGATTAATGATCTCACAATTTTTGACATTCTGAGAGCCACGAATAACTTCAACCAAGCAAACATAGTAGGTTGTGGAGGCTTTGGTCTGGTCTATAAAGCAACTTTAGCAGATGGAACTACGCTCGCTGTTAAGAAACTTTCAGGAGATATGGGTTTAATTGAAAGAGAATTTAAAGCAGAGGTGGAAGTTTTATCCACTGCCCAACATGAGAATTTGGTCTCTCTTCAAGGTTACTGTGTGCATGATGGCTGTAGGTTGCTGATCTATTCCTATATGCAAAACGGAAGTCTGGACTACTGGTTGCACGAGAAAACTGATGGAGCATTCCTACTTGATTGGCCAACTCGACTGAAGATTGCACAGGGGGCAAGTTGTGGGCTGGCTTACATGCATCAGATATGTGAACCACATATTGTTCATCGTGACATAAAGTCCAGTAACATCCTCCTTGATGAAAAGTTTAAAGCACATGTGGCAGATTTCGGATTGTCCAGAATGATTCTTCCTTACCAAACTCACGTCACCACTGAACTGGTTGGTACCCTCGGCTACATTCCACCAGAGTATAGTCAATCATGGATAGCCACTTTGAGAGGAGATGTCTATAGTTTTGGAGTTGTGATGTTAGAACTCCTTGCTGGCAGAAGACCTGTGGACATGAGCAAACCAAAGATGTCAAGGGAATTGGTTGTATGGGTGCACCTAATGAGAAATGAGGGTAAACAAGAAGAAATATTTGATCCTATACTGAGAGACAAGGGTTTCGAAGAAGATATGCTTCAAGTGCTTGATGTTGCCTGTATGTGTGTCAGCCAGAATCCTTTCAAAAGGCCAACTATAGCAGAAGTGGTTGAGTGGCTCAACAGAGTAGTATCCAACCAGGGAGCACCTAAATAA